GGCATTGATAGACGAAGCCTGGAAAGAACATCTTCGTGAGATGGACGACTTGAAACAGTCTGTTCAGAATGCGGTATACGAACAGAAAGATCCGATCATTATCTATAAAATGGAAGCTTACTCTTTATTTAAATCGATGTTAGCTTCGATGAATAAAGAAATTGTCAGCTTCTTATTTAAAGGAGAAATCCCGGGTCAGACACAGGAAGTGGCTGAAGCCCGTCCTATACCGGCACAGCCGGCAAGAGTGGTTGCTTCAAAAGCAGAACTGACGTCTCCTACCGGAGTGAGTGACGAAGATGTACAGGACACAAGAGAAAATGTCGTTACACAGCCTATCCGAAAAGAAGCGACTGTAGGCAGAAATGATGATTGTCCTTGCGGGTCAGGTAAAAAATACAAAAATTGCCACGGCAAAAACAGTTAATCTTTTTGAAGAATAAAGTATTCAATATGTATAAAAAGGGATTAATACTATTTTTTTTGATGTTTGGATTTGCCGTGTTTGCAAAAGCTCAGCAATCAGGACGGGTTGAGGTGTTCAAGGACTCCCTGATCTCGGTTCTGCAAGCCTACAGATTGGAAGAAGGTATTAATCCCTCTCTTGAAAAAAAGACCGTTTCTATAGGAAAAACCTCCGTAGTGGATAAGTCCAAGATGAAGCGTGTCAAAGTTCGGGGATTCAGAGTACAGATCTTTTCCGGAGCAAGCCGTAATGAGGCATATGCTGAACAGGGAAGATTCAAAAACCTATATAAAGAGTATGAGGCTTATGTCAATTATGATGAGCCGAACTACCGTGTAAAAGTGGGAGACTTTACAAGTCGCTCAGAAGCAAACAATCTGATGCGTATTTTAAGGTCTCAGTTTGATAATGTATTCGTCTTTACAGAAGACGTGTATGTCTATCGTTAAAGTTGCTAATCATGACAATTTCAAAGGAACAGGTACAACAACTGGCAGAAGAGTTTTTAAATGATATTATAGCTATCAGAAGACATCTGCATCAGCATCCTGAACTTTCCTTTGAAGAATACAATACCTCTGCTTTCATACAGGATCAGTTAAGACAGCTTGATATTCCGTTTACAACAATGGCCAATACAGGAGTAGTGGCATTAGTAAAAGGAGATCTTCCCGGAGAAGAGGTAATTGCTCTTCGGGCGGATATCGATGCTTTACCGATTCAGGAAGTAGAAGGCAGGTCATACGGTTCCTCTAATCAGGGGGTAATGCATGCCTGCGGTCATGACGCTCATACATCCTCATTGCTGGGCGTTGCCAGAATCCTTCATCGTCTCAAATCTACTTTTTCAGGCACAGTCAAACTGATCTTTCAACCTGGAGAAGAACGTCTTCCCGGCGGAGCATCACTGATGATCAAAGAAGGAGTATTACATAATCCGGAGCCTAAATCTATCATCGGCCAACATGTAATGCCTTTTATAGAGACCGGGAAAGTCGGTTTCAGGGAAGGCAAGTATATGGCTTCCTGTGATGAGCTGTTTATGACTGTCAAGGGCAGGGGCGGGCATGGAGCACATCCTCACCAGAATATAGATCCTATTGTCATAACTGCACATATCATTACCGCTTTACAGCAGATTGTAAGCCGTATGGCAGATCCGCGTACACCGACAGTATTATCCTGGGGTAAGGTACAGGCAAATGGTGCAACAAATATAGTTCCTAATGAAGTATATCTGGAAGGAACGTTCAGAACCTTCGATGAAAAATGGCGTGCAGAAGCACATGAAAAAATGGTTAAGATGGCCGTAGGCATAGCCGAAAGCATGGATGCTGTCTGTGATTTTGAAGTGCGTAAAGGTTATCCTTTCTTAATTAATGATGAATTAACGACACGTCAGGCCAGATTGCTGGCAGAAGATTATCTGGGCAAAGAAAACGTTGTTGATCTGGATCTGTGGCCTGCAGCCGAAGATTTTTCATATTATTCTCAGGAAACAGACGCCTGTTTCTATAGATTGGGAACAGCAAATGCATCCCGTGGAATTACCTCGGCGGTACATACACCGACATTTGATATTGATGAGCAATCATTACGAACAGGTATGGGGCTGATGGCTTATATCGCACTTCGTAAATTAGGAAATTAATATGTCTTCTCACCACATCGTTCGTGAAAATCAAGAACCGGCTTTATTGATTGATGTGCTCGACGCTATCGATGAAGAGTCCCTGGGCCAGTTACTGGAATGGAGCCCTACCCTTATCAGCAGTGATGCAAGCTATGATGCGCTCGAAAGTCTGGGTATTAAGGTAGATATACTTTTTCTTCATGATTCCGTGTATGATATAGATATACAGGAACACACCCGAATATTTCCAGTAGAACAATCCTATATAAGCAGCGCACTGCAGTATCTTGTCGAAAACGGACATCGCGCCGTCAATGTAATTACTGATCATATCCCGTTTGAGTTATTGCTTTACTATGCAGACAAGCTGGATATGGTGATTATATCCACCACGAAAAGAACCGTTCTGGTAAAATCTCCCTATGAAAAGTGGAAACCACAGGGAGAGGTATTACGCGTTATCGGTTCGGATCAAATTCGTACATCCGGATTAACAGCAATAGGAGATAATCGATATAAGACTTCTGTGGAAGGATTTTTTAAGATAGAATTTGAGCAACCTACATATCTGTTTATAGAAGAAGAACGATGAGTATTACCATTCATAAAGCAACGGAGCAGGAAGCGGAAACTATTGCTCAAATTGGCCGGGCAAGTTATTATACTACATACCCTGAAATTTTATCAGCCGATCAGATTGAATTTATGCTGGAGAAGAGTTACACAGCATCTGCTATCAGGCAATCAATGAAAGACGGACATTTGTTTTATATCCTGTATGATGATAAAGAGGAACAAGGCTTTTTATCTGTCAGACTGAAACCTCAGGATAATGCTGTCTTGCGCATAGAAAAACTTTATTTACTTGCTGTTGCGCAAAAAAAAGGTTTCGGAAAGAGACTTATTTCATTTGCTGAAGAGGAGGGTGCGCGGTTTGGCTGTAAAGTGTTGGAACTTAATGTAAACCGGAATAATCCGGCTTACCATTTTTATAAAAAAGAGGGATTCCACGTATCCGAAGAAGTAGATATCCCTTATTTTGGTTATGTGCTGGATGATTACGTCATGCAGCGTTTACTCCCGTAATTTCTCTACCCTTGATGGTGTCTGTTTACCGTTGACGATACCAGTTATACCAATAGCAATTGCCTCTATACTGGCTTTAATATTTTCGATATTCAGTGTGCTTACTTCATCTTTTACAGTATGGTAGTATGTATCCTGATCCATCTGACTGGTTGAAAAAGAGTGAGCAGGTACACCTTGTGCCGCCAAGACCGCATTATCACTTCTGTAGAAGAGATTCTGCTGCGGATAGGGATCCGGATAAAATTTAAATTTAGAGCCTTTCAGATTTTGCTGCATCAATTCTCCGAGATTGGATTGATTATAACCCGTAATGTACATTGTATTGGGGCCGAATTTGGAATCTTTCCCAATCATTTCCATATTGATCATGGCTGTGACCTGATCCGGATTAATGTGTTTGGAAAAATAAGTGGAACCGTACATACCAAGCTCTTCTCCGGTGAAGGCCACGAAAATGAGAGTTCTTTCATTCTTATTTACCTTTTTAAAATGCTTTGCTAAAGCAATCATCGCTGTTACACCAGAGGCATCATCGTCAGCACCATTGGCAATAGAATCCTGTCCTTCGGGAACCAGAATGCCAATATGGTCATAGTGGCCTGAAAAGATAACAAACTCGTTTGCTTTGGATTTTCCCGGAATTATACCCGCCACATTGAACATTGGTATAGTCTCATAATTGTTCTTTAATTCTATCTGATAGTTATCTGAGATCTGATGTCCCAGAATAAAGACAAAACTATTCGTGAAGACCGCATTGCCCTCTGCAACCAGACTTTCTTTTCCATATATCTTTTGAAAACGTTTGAACAGATCCTTAAAAGAGGGATCTACCTGAACGATAGCATTTTGAATTCCACTTTGGACAATTTTTCTAAATTCTTCTGAAAAATCACTTCCAGCCTCTATCTTTAGCACTTTTGCGCCACTTTTTGCATCCAGATACAAGTCTTTTACACGACTCAGGATCAGTACATTTTCTGGGGAGATAGTAGTCTGATCAATAGAAACTTTTGGAATGGACGGACTAATTTTTTGTACCTGAAAAGTCTGACGGTAGTTTTTTTCCGCATAAGGTTCAAGACCTATACTTTGAAATTCACCGGCGATATAATCTGCTGCTTTCTCGATGTCTTTTGTCAGGGCCGAACGTCCCCGCATCTCGTCCGAAGCCAGTGTATTCAGGATGGTGGTAATATAAGCGTTATCTACGACAGGACTTGTGGATTTCTGCGCGGTACTGTTCAGACTGGCACATACGAACAAACCACAAAATAAGGCATTAATTCTGTTCATAATTAAAAAGGTATTTACATGGGCAAGATACGGATTTTTAATAAAAAGAAATTGTATTGTCAGTGGCACAAATACGAATCGTCCGGAAGAAGGAGAGATGAAATAGTCTGGATTATTTTTTAACACTAAAGAGGGATTCATTATTCCTTTTTCCTTAATGCAAATCCTTATATTTGATTAAAATATTTTAAGAAATCATGAAAGAAGTATCCGTTGCTGAATTAAAGCAAAAAATCGATAATAATGAGGATTTTCAACTAATAGATGTCCGCGAACCCTTTGAGTATGAGGTGTCTAATCTTGGTGGACTTAATATTCCTTTGGCGGGTATTGTTATTGAAGCTGAAAAAATTGCGAAGGACAAGCCTGTTATTTTCCAGTGTCGTAGTGGCAAACGCAGTGCACAAGCCGTAATGCTTCTTGAGCAGCAAGGCTTTGATAATCTGGCAAACCTTAAGGGAGGTATTCTGGCCTGGAAAGAAGAAATCGATCCTGAGCTGGACGTTTATTAGTCTGCACATGAAAAATCTGGAGCATCAGACCAAACAAGCTTTTTTGTTTAGTCTTGCTTTTTATGTAATAGGCCTGCTGGCCTGTTTTATCAATATACAGTTTGCAACACTGATTATAAGTGTTTCCTTATTGATTTCCCTGATCTGGGTATTTCTCGTTCTTAGAGAGATCTTTCTTTCAGGGAGAATTTCTAATGTAGAACGATTTGGATTAGCAATTTTCATTGTAATGGGAAATATCCTTGCGGGAGCTGTATATTTTTGGTTTTTACGGAATAGGGTAATCCATTCCGTTCCGAAAAATAAGTTTAATAAATGAAAAAAGAGATTATTTATAATGTAGGCCTGAATGTGGGAATGATGCTGCTTATCATGATCGGGTATACAGCCTACAAGAGTGGGAATGCATTGATTTTCGGATTGTCTATTGCGCTGGGAGTCGTACTGATCTACCTGAAAATTGTGTTGCTGAAACAGGTCCGAAGAAAGACAAGGACACCTCAGCAGGTTCCGTTGAAGACCACGACAACAACAAAGAAGAAAAAAAAACGGGCTTAATTTTAAGCCCGTTTCTTTTTTATTTTACAAATGGCGGTTTTGCCACTTTAGCTTTAATCTTCTGATTGCGGATGTGGATAAAGATTTCTGTACCTTCTTTAGCAAAAGCCTGATCAACATAGCCTAATCCGACAGACTTTTTCAGTGATGGTGACTGCGTTCCGGAAGTAACACGACCGATAACATTTCCGTCTGCATCTACTATTTCATAGTCGTGACGGGGAATACCGCGGTCAATCATTTCAAAACCTACTAATTTTTGTTTTACTCCGGCTTCTTTTTCGGCTTTCAGATTAGCAGAATTTACAAAATCCTTTGTGAATTTCGTTACCCAGCCCAATCCTGCAGCTAATGGCGAAGTGTTATCATCGATATCATTACCATACAGGCAAAAGCCCATTTCCAGACGAAGTGTGTCTCTTGCACCTAAACCTATTGGTTTAATGCCATAAGCTGCTCCTGCTTCAAATATGGCATCCCATACTTTCTGTGCATCCTCATTAGCAACATAAATTTCAAAACCACCGGCTCCGGTGTATCCTGTTGCTGACACCAATACATTGTCTACACCTGCAAAAGTACCTTTAGCAAAAGTGTAATATTCCATTGGAGCAAGCTCTATATCAGTAAGTGACTGTAAAGCTTCGGCAGCCTTAGGACCCTGAACTGCAAATAATGAAGTCTGATCAGAGATATCTTTCATCTCTACACCATATGTATTGTATTTGCTGATCCAGTTCCAATCTTTTTCTATATTGGATGCATTGACAACAAGGAAATAAGTCTTTTCATCAATACGGTAAGTCAGGAAGTCATCTACGATACCTCCATTTTCATTCGGAAGATATCCGTATTGTACTTTTCCGTCATATAATTTGGATACATCGTTTGAAGATACTTTCTGAAGTAAATCCAGCACATTGTCTCCCTTTAAAATAAATTCACCCATATGACTTACATCAAACACGCCAACACCGTTGCGTACCGTTTCATGTTCGTCATTAATCCCAGAATATTGAACCGGCATATTGAATCCCGCGAAAGGGACCATTTTTGCGCCCAACGCAATGTGATGCTCCGTAAGAGCTGTATTTTTAGACATAAACAACTTAAGTTTAATTTTGTACAAATTTATAAATTAAACCCACAAAAAATGAGGGTTTACGCTTTTTGTGCAATCGTTTACTTGGGCAAGGTGAGTTTATATATGATAGACTCGTTTTCGTCATTATCACGATCCTCACAAAGCAGAAATTGAACAGACTTCTGATCTTCTCCATAAAAAGTAATGCCCTCGATCTTATGTGTTGTAGAAATCTCGAGAGTATTCTTTATTTCAAATGTGTCTGCATCCATTACTCCGATGAGCGACCCTCCGATCTCTCCGTCATGATAATTGGAATTGGAGTCTTCTGCTGCAGCAATAAAATAGATCTGACCCTGGTGTATGATGGCATCTGTAAAACCAGTGCTGATCGTCTTGATGGCAGGCAGAGCAATATCCTTCCACAGAATTTCCTTTTCCGGCTGCTTTCGGTTGATTTGGAAAACAACATTGCGCTTCTGAGGTCCGTTTCCTCTGTTGAATATGAGAATGCGGTCCTTTTCTACAATAGCACCTTCAATATTGAAATCAGCCTCCGCAATGTTTGCGGCCTTCTGCAACCTTGCATAAAGGGCTGTCAGATCCACCGAATTTACATTGAAAGATTTATCCGGGAAGACCTCAAAGCCCCTGTTCCGTTTCACTGTCGAACCGGAGCCATATAGAAATAATGTATTGTTATACAGACTGATTGCCTCAATGTCTGCTTTTTCTTTTTTAATAACATTTTCTCCCAGTATTTCGGAAGAAGTCAGGGGAAACTTCTGAAGTTGATTTTTTTCGGGAAGATAGTCATATATGTAATGGCTGTTATCAGCTATCAGATACAGATGGGACTGATTGTATACTAATCCGGAAGCTGCGCTGATGCCGATTATTTTACAGAAAACCTCTAAGATAAATGTATTCATGACTAAAGATTTGGTGACTCTAATTTTAAAATAGATAATACCCTTTCAAACTCCGGCTGTAAAGGTGCTTTTATGTATACCGTACTTCCTGTTGATGGATGTTCAAAAGATAGCTGTGATGCATGAAGCATCATGGTGTCCATTTCGAAACGTTCCTTCCACAATTTGTTTTGCTTATTACAACCATGAGGGCGGTCGCCCAGTATAGGATGAAAAATGTGAGCAAAATGTTTTCGCAATTGATGCATGCGTCCCGTCTCCGGATTGGCTTCTACAAGAGAATATCTGGAAGTCGGGAAGTTACCTGTAGGAAGATCAATTTCAGTCCGTGACAATGTCTTATAATCTGTAAAAGCCTCTTGTTCTTCTCCATTCTCTTTTCTCAACGGGTAGTCTATCTGACCGTTATCTTCTGTATATCCTCTTACTATTGCCAGATAAGACTTATGCATTTTTCGTTCCTGAAACAGGAGTTGCAATGACTTGTCCATCTCCTTCGTAAGAGAGAATAACAATATGCCTCCTGTTTTGCGGTCCAGTCTGTGAGCAGGATATACGCGTTGCTGCAGCTGATCACGAAGGAGTTGCAGCGCAAATTCAGAAGCGTCCCGGGCTATAGGCGAACGATGCACCAGCAAACCATGTGGTTTATTTATAGCGATAATCTCCTGATCCTGATATAGAATATCCAGCATTATCTTTTGTTATATTTTTTTAAGAACTTTGATGATATCCGTTATTTTTTCGTCTATCTTACTGCTTAACCATACTTTTCCGAAGGCACCAATACCGATCACGGTTTGTTTATTTTCCCAGCGAACCTTTGTTGTCGAGAATAAATAATAATTGTCTATCTGTACGCTTCCCTTCATAAACTGATTGATCATCTGGTCTCCAAACAACTGCATCCCAAAATCAAATGCATCCTGATGTTTGTAACTTAGCTGCTCTTTTAAGATTTGCTTTGCTTTGTCCCGTATAATCTCTTCGTGTTTTTCACGCGGAGGATTTGTTAAGAATGCGGTGATCATGATAATGATCAGCACAAGTGCTATATATCTGCTTTTATTTTTCATACTATCGCTATATAAACAAAAATAGCGTTAAACTTTCGCTTAACGCTATTCTTAAAGAAAGATCTTTTTTTAAAAGATAAGGTGATAGATCCAGCCGGTAAGTTGCCAAAGAATGAAAATCATAATCCCGCAAATCAACAGGAGTATACCCAATACTGCTGCCACTAACCAGACTCCAGATCCCTGATGCTTTCCTTCATAATAATGTTCCCTCAAGATTTCCACATTGCGCTGATTGGATTTCTTAAAAAAGTCAAAGATATTTCCTAAAAACGGAATGGCACCCAATATTGCATCAATCATAATATTGATCAACATCTTGACCACCGCTTTAGAACTTACCCCGTTCCTCCACATCACCATGACCAGCATCAGTGATGTCGAAAAGGTAACCAGATTGCCTGCAAATGGGATCAGATTAAGAAGAGGATCTAGTCCGAACCGAACCCCGCCAATCTTAAATTTGTTGTCCAGTATCCAGGATACTCTTTCTACCCAGGCAAAATCCTGCTTTAAGCGGAGTTCTTTTTCTTCGGGCAATAGAATTTTTGGCATGGATTATAATAATTCAAATATCGCATCTATCTCCATATATATTTTGATAGGTTTGATATCTATGTCCAGACTTTCCTGTTCCGGTGCTCCGCCCATTACATCCGCAGATTTGAATGACATAGTGCGTACACTCGGCGCATAATTAGCAAAATTGAAGCTCGTATTGTCATTGATGATTAATACTTTACCAACTTTATCGCCTGCAGCTGCAGCTAAGATTGTTGCATTGCTTTTCGCATCATTAACAGCTTCTGTTTTTAATTGTTTCTCCAGTTCTTTCTTTCCGGAATAGTCATATTCATTGATAGATGTATTTTGAAGCCCTTTAGCATCGACATCATCAAACAGACTGTTCAGTTTGGAAAGGTCCGTTACTTTCAGACGATACTGACGTGACTGCAGTAATTCTGAGTTTTTCTTTTTCTTAGCGTCGTTATTGTTGTAGCTCCAAATATTCTGAATGGTGAAATCTTCTTTTTTGATTCCATTAGCTATAGCAGCATCAAACAATTGTTTCTCCAGTGTTTCAATAGTTACTTTCTTTTTGGTATTTCCGTCCAGGTAGTACTCTTTTAAAGATACAGAAAGATAAATAATGTCCGGTGTGACTTCTTTTTCAGCTTTTCCTTTTGTTGATACCTTGCGTAGATTGTCTGTAACTTGTTGTTGTGCGTACGTGGTTCCCATAATTCCTAGAATTAAAATACCTAATATTATTTTCTTCATATCTGTTGTTTTATGTGTGAAAACCTGTCAAAAACTTGACCATTTTTCATACAATAAGTGAAATATAGACGTAAAAAAGAGAATTTAGTTTAATGTTTTTTGCCGATTTTAAATAATTATAAATATCTTTAGGGAATTAAATATTATACAAAATGCAAGAAGGAGTAGTAAAATTCTTTAATGAAGCCAAAGGTTTCGGTTTCATCATCCCTAATTCTGGTGAAGGAGAAATCTTTGTTCACGTTACTGGATTAA
The Sphingobacterium spiritivorum genome window above contains:
- a CDS encoding SPOR domain-containing protein, which translates into the protein MKNKVFNMYKKGLILFFLMFGFAVFAKAQQSGRVEVFKDSLISVLQAYRLEEGINPSLEKKTVSIGKTSVVDKSKMKRVKVRGFRVQIFSGASRNEAYAEQGRFKNLYKEYEAYVNYDEPNYRVKVGDFTSRSEANNLMRILRSQFDNVFVFTEDVYVYR
- a CDS encoding M20 family metallopeptidase; the encoded protein is MTISKEQVQQLAEEFLNDIIAIRRHLHQHPELSFEEYNTSAFIQDQLRQLDIPFTTMANTGVVALVKGDLPGEEVIALRADIDALPIQEVEGRSYGSSNQGVMHACGHDAHTSSLLGVARILHRLKSTFSGTVKLIFQPGEERLPGGASLMIKEGVLHNPEPKSIIGQHVMPFIETGKVGFREGKYMASCDELFMTVKGRGGHGAHPHQNIDPIVITAHIITALQQIVSRMADPRTPTVLSWGKVQANGATNIVPNEVYLEGTFRTFDEKWRAEAHEKMVKMAVGIAESMDAVCDFEVRKGYPFLINDELTTRQARLLAEDYLGKENVVDLDLWPAAEDFSYYSQETDACFYRLGTANASRGITSAVHTPTFDIDEQSLRTGMGLMAYIALRKLGN
- a CDS encoding thiamine diphosphokinase yields the protein MSSHHIVRENQEPALLIDVLDAIDEESLGQLLEWSPTLISSDASYDALESLGIKVDILFLHDSVYDIDIQEHTRIFPVEQSYISSALQYLVENGHRAVNVITDHIPFELLLYYADKLDMVIISTTKRTVLVKSPYEKWKPQGEVLRVIGSDQIRTSGLTAIGDNRYKTSVEGFFKIEFEQPTYLFIEEER
- a CDS encoding GNAT family N-acetyltransferase; translated protein: MSITIHKATEQEAETIAQIGRASYYTTYPEILSADQIEFMLEKSYTASAIRQSMKDGHLFYILYDDKEEQGFLSVRLKPQDNAVLRIEKLYLLAVAQKKGFGKRLISFAEEEGARFGCKVLELNVNRNNPAYHFYKKEGFHVSEEVDIPYFGYVLDDYVMQRLLP
- a CDS encoding M28 family metallopeptidase — protein: MNRINALFCGLFVCASLNSTAQKSTSPVVDNAYITTILNTLASDEMRGRSALTKDIEKAADYIAGEFQSIGLEPYAEKNYRQTFQVQKISPSIPKVSIDQTTISPENVLILSRVKDLYLDAKSGAKVLKIEAGSDFSEEFRKIVQSGIQNAIVQVDPSFKDLFKRFQKIYGKESLVAEGNAVFTNSFVFILGHQISDNYQIELKNNYETIPMFNVAGIIPGKSKANEFVIFSGHYDHIGILVPEGQDSIANGADDDASGVTAMIALAKHFKKVNKNERTLIFVAFTGEELGMYGSTYFSKHINPDQVTAMINMEMIGKDSKFGPNTMYITGYNQSNLGELMQQNLKGSKFKFYPDPYPQQNLFYRSDNAVLAAQGVPAHSFSTSQMDQDTYYHTVKDEVSTLNIENIKASIEAIAIGITGIVNGKQTPSRVEKLRE
- a CDS encoding rhodanese-like domain-containing protein, with protein sequence MKEVSVAELKQKIDNNEDFQLIDVREPFEYEVSNLGGLNIPLAGIVIEAEKIAKDKPVIFQCRSGKRSAQAVMLLEQQGFDNLANLKGGILAWKEEIDPELDVY
- a CDS encoding DUF6358 family protein, translating into MKKEIIYNVGLNVGMMLLIMIGYTAYKSGNALIFGLSIALGVVLIYLKIVLLKQVRRKTRTPQQVPLKTTTTTKKKKKRA
- the gcvT gene encoding glycine cleavage system aminomethyltransferase GcvT, giving the protein MSKNTALTEHHIALGAKMVPFAGFNMPVQYSGINDEHETVRNGVGVFDVSHMGEFILKGDNVLDLLQKVSSNDVSKLYDGKVQYGYLPNENGGIVDDFLTYRIDEKTYFLVVNASNIEKDWNWISKYNTYGVEMKDISDQTSLFAVQGPKAAEALQSLTDIELAPMEYYTFAKGTFAGVDNVLVSATGYTGAGGFEIYVANEDAQKVWDAIFEAGAAYGIKPIGLGARDTLRLEMGFCLYGNDIDDNTSPLAAGLGWVTKFTKDFVNSANLKAEKEAGVKQKLVGFEMIDRGIPRHDYEIVDADGNVIGRVTSGTQSPSLKKSVGLGYVDQAFAKEGTEIFIHIRNQKIKAKVAKPPFVK
- a CDS encoding DUF6929 family protein; amino-acid sequence: MNTFILEVFCKIIGISAASGLVYNQSHLYLIADNSHYIYDYLPEKNQLQKFPLTSSEILGENVIKKEKADIEAISLYNNTLFLYGSGSTVKRNRGFEVFPDKSFNVNSVDLTALYARLQKAANIAEADFNIEGAIVEKDRILIFNRGNGPQKRNVVFQINRKQPEKEILWKDIALPAIKTISTGFTDAIIHQGQIYFIAAAEDSNSNYHDGEIGGSLIGVMDADTFEIKNTLEISTTHKIEGITFYGEDQKSVQFLLCEDRDNDENESIIYKLTLPK
- a CDS encoding pseudouridine synthase; translated protein: MLDILYQDQEIIAINKPHGLLVHRSPIARDASEFALQLLRDQLQQRVYPAHRLDRKTGGILLFSLTKEMDKSLQLLFQERKMHKSYLAIVRGYTEDNGQIDYPLRKENGEEQEAFTDYKTLSRTEIDLPTGNFPTSRYSLVEANPETGRMHQLRKHFAHIFHPILGDRPHGCNKQNKLWKERFEMDTMMLHASQLSFEHPSTGSTVYIKAPLQPEFERVLSILKLESPNL
- a CDS encoding DUF4359 domain-containing protein; amino-acid sequence: MKNKSRYIALVLIIIMITAFLTNPPREKHEEIIRDKAKQILKEQLSYKHQDAFDFGMQLFGDQMINQFMKGSVQIDNYYLFSTTKVRWENKQTVIGIGAFGKVWLSSKIDEKITDIIKVLKKI
- a CDS encoding DUF4112 domain-containing protein, which produces MPKILLPEEKELRLKQDFAWVERVSWILDNKFKIGGVRFGLDPLLNLIPFAGNLVTFSTSLMLVMVMWRNGVSSKAVVKMLINIMIDAILGAIPFLGNIFDFFKKSNQRNVEILREHYYEGKHQGSGVWLVAAVLGILLLICGIMIFILWQLTGWIYHLIF
- a CDS encoding SIMPL domain-containing protein, translated to MKKIILGILILGIMGTTYAQQQVTDNLRKVSTKGKAEKEVTPDIIYLSVSLKEYYLDGNTKKKVTIETLEKQLFDAAIANGIKKEDFTIQNIWSYNNNDAKKKKNSELLQSRQYRLKVTDLSKLNSLFDDVDAKGLQNTSINEYDYSGKKELEKQLKTEAVNDAKSNATILAAAAGDKVGKVLIINDNTSFNFANYAPSVRTMSFKSADVMGGAPEQESLDIDIKPIKIYMEIDAIFELL
- a CDS encoding cold-shock protein: MQEGVVKFFNEAKGFGFIIPNSGEGEIFVHVTGLIDKIRENDNVSYEVEQGRKGLNAVNVKVI